GCCTGTTTTGATCTGCATGAACAagctaaaagaaacaaatacacaggtttgttgtgttgttgttgttgttgtttgttgttgactgAATTTACTCATTAATGAACAGTCATGGTGGAAGAATCTTTCAATTAAGTGAAAGTAGTCACTCCACTAcctcagtgtaaaaatactctgtcataagtaaaagtcctgcaattAAAATCAATGTACTGCTTTTAAAATAAAGGGAAACATTAGAGGTGAATTTTGCTTCCAGACCATGTTTTCTTTCAGACTAGTGCAAAGACAGCCTGTGCcacatgtttattttagttcatgtttctgttctggaaatggATGCAAATAGTGCGTACTTAATTAGATCATGtgtcatttgcatatttaaccTCCTgacattctcggaacccatcggctatattcggcgtctgacttgcagcagacggcgatacagcctctgaggggagacccccgattttttagCATTCCGgcttgatttgggcggaggaggcgaatttccgtttccaacttccgtttatatataagtaaatatgctgaaccattgcaatggattcagagtttgcagtgacgccaattatgttccgcctcgttagttcaccgcacagaccgtttaacctggcaacaactgcagccggctcaaacttgattggtcaatatcacacagaatacaaacagcctacaaccggaaaccagggctcttccgctcttcttccggaggcaagatctccggggtttgcctacagactctgcattcactgaatgtagagtctgtgtATAGAGActaacctcctgagacctgaacttctGTTTGGTATGCAGTTTTAATTTCTCCTTGCTACTTGGCCAAAAAGTATAAAAAGCTACAAGTAGATGTATATTGAAGGTGCAACGCTGCCCCAGAGGATTACATAGTAGCCTGTTTCCACGGCTGCTGTCTGTAGCGCTCTCACTCAGTACTGGACACATTTCAAAacttgttgttcccattagccacttaagccctgtctccaccaaacactttcaatatgatacctttggaaccaaaagtaacccttcagaaatggtacctagaccctagtgtttccactgcaaacagtacctTTAAATGTAGGCGGGGTTGTTgttactcactgctccgtccagcactcactgtatttcctcctttatcagtctacACCTCGTTTATcttccacagaacgaggctgcctgccgacattttcagaacaaaataaaacaggctgcagtgagagtctctctccatgggatatttaaaaatagcgggtttgtgcatttagtgcttctcaggcaagctcaggggtttagtgttgccagagcccacaggaactacTGTATGCTCCactatgcttttttttctctgagtgaggattagagGATCtgctcattactaaaagtgtatgccatataaaaactaatggaatggtcaaagttgtcacagtgaaatttaaggtgtgttgattgattcacgtcgtcaactcatgcattgaatAACAATACAAGTAAATGCTCCATCTTAAAAGTCGCTGGCagtcacagctccaccttttagtaccagatctgtgtgctaagTACCCCAACAGatggggggaccaaaaatggcgACATTACGGAACAGgcacagtggaaacaggaaaaaaagtgtACCGAACTGGACCGCACtacttggtggaaacagggctttagacacaaaaacatgggaaatagagtccaggttaaaaaataccaaagtacagtacttgactgaatgtatttagttacattccaccactgctcaACAGCTTATCTGACCACAGTGCAAATCTCCCCCCAAAAGTTTTCTTCTGGGTATTGCCATGTTTGCAACAAGTCAGTaatatttgtattaaaaaaGTGAAGTGAGTAAATCTTTCTATTAAAATTGCAACAGCGGGAGCTTTACTAACGCTCCCTATCTTCTCCCACCAAGAGGCTCTGCAATTTGAAAGTTGCCGGTAGTGTTTGTAGAGAAAATTGCTGACACCGTACCTTAAGTCTGCACTTCTCCACCAAAATAGCTTTTTACCAAACTTCATCAAATGGCCCCCAAAAAGCTATTACTAATCCTTATCTGCTTTCTGGTCCAACAGGCATAGCTGTGTGTAATATGCCGGCAGCCTCAGTGGAGGAGACGGCAGACTCCACGCTGTGTCACATCCTCACCTTGTACCGACGCACCACCTGGCTGCACCAGGTTTGTGTCCTCATGTGGCTGATAAAGGGACTGAGATGAATTGGATTTAATGAACTATTTCTGAATGTGTTGGCTAGAGGTGTACATTCAGTTATCACAATTTTAGCTTCGACAGTTACTGATAATTATCTACTGACAAAACAGccaaattaaaacatttcattttctttagaATGTTGCTGTATTTGAAAGACGTTGATGTAAGATGTAGAAGGTACAGTAAAATGATTTGTTCCTCAAATCAGTTATAAGTAACTAGTTAGACTATTTTATAATCGTGATGTCTGATATCTAAAACGATTTAGACGTTGGTCATTAAGTGCCTGGATTGTGTAGACCTGTAATgtttctgctgtctgtgtgataACTGCATGTAATAACTAACTGTTGTTCATGCCAGGCTCTCCGGGAGGGCACACGGGTTCAGAGCGTGGAGCAGATTCGAGAGGTGGCATCAGGAGCCGCAAGGATCAGAGGAGAGACATTGGGACTTATAGGGCTCGGTGAGTAACAACCAATGACTGTATATTAAGATGGACAACATATCTCGAGTCCTCATCCTCTCACTGTACAAATATAAAGCCAAAACATCCTGGATACAGCGGTGCCATTTTgctctggtgacatcatttggagccagagtagAGATCAGGAAGTGGAGCCACTGTATTCAGTTACCACCAATACAGCGTCTGATCAATCACTAGCAGCGCCATTGATCACAAGCACACTGACTGATACTCGCAGCTGTGAACCTCAGACCTCCTTTTCAGAGCATCAAATAACAATCAAAAGCAAACCAAtcagaaaaacatcagtgtgTTAACTACCTTAGATGACAGAAACTATCTTTGGGAAAACTATGTACCTTTATAGTTTGACCCACATCTGCTTacatggagggggtggggtttatgacctctcctgcagccagccaccaggggtcaatggagatgttttggctggagatgttttggcttcacttttgggcaACTGTCTTGCCATCCATCTTTATAAAACAATCTATGGTAACAACACGAGGGGGTGGGTGATTAGGATTAACttgggctggagcctatcccagctgacattgggtgagaggcgggttACACCCAGatctatcacagggctgacacatagagacagacaaccattcacactcacattcacacctacggacaatttagagtcaccaattaacctgcatgtctttggactgtgggaggaagctggagtacctagagaaaacccacaaccacacaaccacacaggggaaacatgcagactctgcacagaagggctccccccaACCTGGGTTCAAACCTGCTTGCTATggggcgacaatgctaaccactgcaccactgtgccgtcATTTAAAACATATGACAAGCTTATAAAATACAATGCATCATTAAAGTGACCAAACTCAGACTCTTaggctgggaaccactgagaACTTTAACTTTTGATGCTTTAAGTACATCTTACAGCTATGACtaatgtacttttacttaagtgtgATTTTGAATGTATGACTTTTACTTGTACAGAGAATTTTCACATTGTTGTATTGGTACTTTAGTTCAGTAAAAGTGCTGAATACTTCTTTAACCACGGATTAGCACTAAACTGAGCACATatctgaggctgatggaaaaGTCTTTAGTTTGACAGATATTTGGTcattaaaaaaaggtaaaaatagaAACTTGACCTTTATGGTGACGCCACAAGGGACTTTAGTGATCAAGGTAGGATCAAGGGATCACTGCAGATATTAAAGTCTCCTTTAGAGAcgtgaatgtctgtaccaaatttcattgttgagatatttcaccaAATGAACCAGTTTGTGGCGTTAGAGTAAAAGACAGAGGATCTCttaagtcattaggattcatcttttggggaacatgaatgtctgtgccaTATTTCAAAGAAATCTATTTAATAGTTAAGaaatttcagtctggactaAGGTGGTGGACTGACCGACCGGCACTGCTGTTGCACGGTTAATAACGGTGATTCTGCTCATTTTGTCTGATAGAGGGTGGTCAGACTGAAGTTTTTAATCAAAGgatttttctctcctttccattttcatttttgtccttAGCTCAGCTAAATTGGCTTCCTATGGAGTTAATGCCAATAAAATATAAGCGGATTAACCAGGAGCAGAATGCAAATCTCTTCCCTGTACAGTCTGGAGGCTTTTTCAGTAATAATAAGCAGACGTGAGCAGCCGGTGAATTATGTAATTTGTGCAAGGCAAACGTCAAAAAGGGAAAATCAGACACCACCgaaatttagtttttttaagTCCCATTTGAATGTGTATTCAGGTGTATAAAATTTGTCTAAATGCCCCTTTGTGTGTATTAATatgtgttcctctgtgtgtgtgtgtgtgtgtgtgtgttcatgtgtttctaGGTCGGGTGGGCCAGGCTGTAGCTCTGCGAGCCAAGGCCTTCGGCTTTAATGTGATCTTCTATGACCCTTATTTGGCTGACGGTGTAGAAAGATCCCTGGGACTACAAAGGGTCACCACACTACAGgtagcaccacacacacacacagatatgagTTGGGATATTTTGGGAGAAAACAGCAGCCCTCCAACGGCGTCCAGTGCTTGTGCATTTTATTCTTGTAAAGTAAAAAGATAGTGGTGGCACCATAAAACAACTGAAAGGTaattttttttgacagattTATAAAGCCATGCATACGCCTGGTTCTGTTTTAAACATCTCAAATCACTGTGGAACTAGGCGCACCTGCacaagcctcatttccactccCACATGTGGCTATAAATAGATGAAACGCCTAAAACACATCCGCTTGCATATTGACACTTCTGCCCGCTCCACCATTCATTAGACTGCTCTTCAATGAAGACACAGTACAGAAAGTGCAATGTCACCAACTGTCGCATCTGCGAGATTCTCCAGCGCTGTCAGAGCAGCTGTCATTATGCACAGCTGTGGCTATCTGTAGCATCTCTAGCATTAAATCATCACATGTAGACCTGTAAACATCCATCCAATTTCAACTGCTGATCCAAAGCCAGGTCGCGTCGGCAGCAGGCTTaacaaagtattccagacgttcctctccccagcaacgctttcccgctcctcctgggggataccgaggtgttcccaggccagatgagatatgtaatccctgtggcgtgttctgggtctgccctggggcctcctaccagtgggacatgcctggaacacctctaatgggaggcgcccaggaggcatcttgatcagatgcccgaaccacctcaactgacccctttcaacgcgaaggagcagcagctctactctgagctccctccagatgtccgagctccttaccctatctgtagccctgccacccaacagaggaaactcatttctgcCACTTGTTTccatgacctcattctttcggtcactacccagagcttgtgaccataggtgaggattgggATATAGATGGATgggtaaatcgaaagcttcgccttctggctatgctccctcttcaccacaacggccCGGCAGAGCGTCTGAATCTGAGATGTTAAAACTaactttacaaagtgcttcacaaaaatgaaatgaaacagccATTTTAACAGGGACATGATGGCTCATATGTACATAAAGAGATCTCTCATAAATAACTTTAATTAATTTCATAAAAGCACCTTTCATTGTCATTTTGCAGGACACTGTGCAGCCTGTCACAATAACAACACCATCAGTAAAACTggcaaacaaccaaaaaacaatGTTATCAGTCTCTCAACTTATATTCAGTCTCCTCCTCGTCATCACCCGCAGCTTTCCCAGCTAAAATCATTCATACATCAGGCCCCTCCTGACTCGGATGCCAACATGCAAGTATCAGCAAAGTATCTCCACCATGACAGCAGTATCTATCTGCCATATAAGTAGGGTCTACCAGAGACCGATTAGGATTTTAGCCAATGTAAACTGAGCATGGAATCAGTCAAATTCAGACTAAATCTTCTTTTTACTGGATAAATAAAATCCAttgtctccttttctctttgCAGTCTAACACTGCTTTCTCTACCATCCACTatgacaaatgtgtttttacccTCATGCTGCTGTGTCTTGTGTATGTGGAGAAGGAGTGACGCCCTCTTGTGTACATGCACAGAAAATGTGATGATGTCAGTaatcaaaaaaatgaaaaaatatactTCAGCACTTCTGTTATAAAGATAGACAGTCAAACTGGTTAGTGAGCGACAAAAATGCAGAATAGATTTTAAATATGGAATATATGAAAACTCAATCAGTCGACAAGAGCACAGTTTTCATTTCAGTGAATCTGCTGTATAATAATATGATTACTGAGAAGCTCCTGCAGTGATCAGCTGAAGTGTAAATACAGGATTAATCTATATGTTTCTGTATCTCTCCTCAGGACCTGCTGTTCCACTCCGACTGTGTCTCTCTGCACTGCAGCCTCAACGAACACAACCACCACCTGATCAACGACTTCACCATCAAACAGGTGGAGGGatggcaacacacacatactcacacttATGAATGagcacatacacgcacacagttgaatgatttatttatcCCCACAACTACTACAACCCGTGGCCATAAATATTAAAGCCGTGGATATCCAGGGAGGCCCGCTGCCTCCTGCACACAGATGAACGAGGTTCTCTGCTGTGTGCTCTGCATATGACGACAAACACACTCGGAAAATGTATCTGTTTGTCCTTCATCTCCAGGGCTCAGCCCAGGGACTTTTCAACTCAAGACACAGGCTATACTTTAAAGTGGTTCTGACCTTGCTGAAGGAGGCagggaaaagaaaacatctctgtgtggatcaataaaaaaaaaatcacatatttaTTAATATGATTCATTTTCACAGGGGATTTCTGCACTGAGAGCAGAAAACAAGATTTATAGAAAAAGAGCTTTCTAGGCTTTAATGTGTAAATCTGTTTGCATATTTCAAAACAATTAACTAATGGGAcaaacaatttatatattaataattatgtcgATCAAACTGACAAACCATTCACGTTTAATGTCCTTAAACCACCTCATATTCATATAAAATTTTAATCAGCTTTATCCTATTAGATGAAAGACAGACTGAatatgttttcatgtgtgttaAAGATGCGTCAGGGGGCGTTCCTGGTGAACACAGCCAGGGGGGGTCTGGTGGACGAGAAGGCCCTGGCTCAGGCCCTGAAGGAGGGGAGGATACGTGGAGCTGCTCTGGATGTTCACGAGACAGAGCCTTTCAGGTAACGCACTCactcatttattattttattttcagattaaTGGTGTTATCTGTTATCTATCTGTCTGTATATCTATCAGCCGAAGCAGAGCATACCGTACCACTGACTACATGTTATAGAACATACAATACATAGAATTTAATTCCAGTTTTaggaaatacaaaataaagtgttttttttcccccactaaTATATTAGTGTATAcaattatttttctaatttcagATAGAGAAATTTACCAGATTCCTGACCAGGAACCCATCGTCACTGTATTCTTTAGCAGCTTAAGCAAATATGAATTATTCTGCATTCATATGGAATCAGGCAGAGGGTACACATCAAATTGGATATCATTTAATGGACCAGAGCGTGATGGTAAAATTAGGTGATGGTGGCAGAGAATGCCAACAGGCATTGctgttcattcagtcattcattttctgtaaccacttatcctgttagaggtcaaagggggctgaagcctatcccagctgacattgggtgagaggcagggtacacccaggacaggtcaccagactatcacaggactgacacatagagagagGATGAGGATAAGGATGAGATGAATGAGGAAGGATTTTTTGTTTCATAGTTAATTGAACATTTCTGGGTTTGAGACTGTCGACTACACAAATCAAtctaaagacatttacatctgaaaaactgtgcattttttcagggttttttcCTTACATTTTGAAGACTAAGCAATTAAAAACTTACTTGAAAAAACAATAGACATTAGTTGACCCTAAATAAAACCATGTGTTGCAGCTGTGACTGACTGCACCATGTTTGTGTCAGTTTCAGTCAGGGCCCGCTGAAGGACGCTCCCAATCTGATCTGCACCCCGCACGCTGCCTGGTACAGTGAACAGGCATCACTGGAGATGAGAGAGGAGGCAGCCAGGGAGATCCGAAGGGCTatcacaggtaacacacacaaacacacgcattAACTATCCTCTCTCTTCTTTCACCACAGAGACATTTAAACGCCTGTCACACTCTGCCTATTTCCTTCTTTTCATCCTCTTTTTTGTCTCACTTCTTCCCCCATGTTCTCCTCTTGTGGTTCCCCCAGTGGCCGAGTCTTTTACCATTGGCCTGTTTAATCTTGTCTTGttcttgtcttatttgtgtctctgtagaaACTGGGTTAATGAAATCACACCTGCTTTGAAATGTAGCGCAGTAACACTAACAAGATCCCCAGTGTGAATCGCATAACAATAGACTATTCATTTGAATTCTGTTTTAACACTTCAAGTTTCTCACATTCTCTCTCTTTTGTTTCTCTGATTTTCAGGTCGTATCCCAGACAGTCTGAAGAACTGTGTGAATAAGGAGTTCCTCTCACAGAACAACCACTGGGCAGGAGTTGACCCAGCTACCGTCCACCCCGAGCTTAACGGGGCTTATAGGTAATAATCGTCAGGATAAAGAAACCTGTTGTGGTCAGTGAAGTTTGGTTATTTCCCCCCAAAGCCAGTAaagtgattgattgatacaGTGTACTGCAAATGCAGAATGTGATGGTTAGAAATGCACTAACAACAGCAGATTGTTCATTACTGATATACAGAGCATGTTACTGCTGTGTTACTGCCATCATACCCACACAGCATAACAGGGCACATCAGTCAGAGTTTCTGATCTCAGCCAGGTTATAATTTATTCATCAGATTAGTGTCATCAGAAACAACCAACTACAGAGATCAACAGAGCTGCTACACATTGATGTCAGTGAGTCAGGCCACAGCTGAGTTGTAGGGCCATTATGAGGGCTGCTCAAGGCATTTTATTTGATGGATCCTTATTGGAATTATCAAGCTTGACTCACTATTGATCATTTGTTTGTTGTAACCACTGAAGCTGTATTTAAATGTCAgtacagctgaaacaattagtcgaTTTAATGGTTATTCTGCAGCTATAAAGTGCAGCAGGGAGGACGTGTTTTTGTAGGCCGATGCAGAAGTTAGTGTCGCACTGGTTCCCTCAGCAAAAAGCCAAAGGGGTTTTTTACATTGGGTTTTGGAATATTGCAGAAATTAAATTCTGTGGAAACAAAAGTTCATGATGCTTAGACATTTTATTAAGCatgataatcttcacaaattaacactttttgaagcataaatgcagTCACCAGAAGTAAGGCTATACACAAACTACACCGTGGTCACATAACACATGAAAGTCGTGGTCAGCGTCATTTAGACTCTtcttagcaactgcctttttaagAAAAACCTTCAAAATTTAGGAGCGGGGTATTTACTGGCGCATTTTACGTTGTAGTACAAAACAAAGCAGTCGTCCCCAACTGGTGTgttgcaggtccattctgaatggatcgcaagtgactcgcaaacgtgTCAATTTTGTAaaaaagtacagtgaatttctggcacaaagcttttactgtgaagtgctgtttcctgctgtagagtgagtgactaacagacagatacctgacagagacagcaaactagctcaacaataTGGTCAAATGCAAGCA
This region of Epinephelus fuscoguttatus linkage group LG9, E.fuscoguttatus.final_Chr_v1 genomic DNA includes:
- the LOC125894461 gene encoding C-terminal-binding protein 1, whose product is MGSSHLLNKGMPLGIRPPIMNGPMHPRPLVALLDGRDCTVEMPILKDVATVAFCDAQSTQEIHEKVLNEAVGALMYHTITLMREDLEKFKALRIIVRIGSGYDNIDIKSAGELGIAVCNMPAASVEETADSTLCHILTLYRRTTWLHQALREGTRVQSVEQIREVASGAARIRGETLGLIGLGRVGQAVALRAKAFGFNVIFYDPYLADGVERSLGLQRVTTLQDLLFHSDCVSLHCSLNEHNHHLINDFTIKQMRQGAFLVNTARGGLVDEKALAQALKEGRIRGAALDVHETEPFSFSQGPLKDAPNLICTPHAAWYSEQASLEMREEAAREIRRAITGRIPDSLKNCVNKEFLSQNNHWAGVDPATVHPELNGAYRYPPGVVSLPAGGLPPPVEGIVPSAVPITHTLPPAVTHPPHAPSPGQNTVKPPEGDREQHPNDQL